From one Chlamydiifrater phoenicopteri genomic stretch:
- the dnaA gene encoding chromosomal replication initiator protein DnaA, with protein MRAWEEFLLLQDKEIGKEIVDKWLRSLKVSCFDACNLYLEASDSFQLTWFEEHIRHKVKAQFVNNNGKAIRVHISSSEKSGEGRELAPIYDAQSSFFSIKDQELDENKTFANFLITPENEPAFRILKNFGLPASDGAEFPFNPIYLFGVEGAGKTHLMQSVAHELKNCGKKVLFVDAERFTEHLVAAIRAGEMQKFRSFYRKVDALFIEDIEVFSRKAATQEEFFHTFNSLHTEGKLIMLSSLYAPGDLKFMEERLVSRFEWGIVIPVQSLVKDGLRKFIYSKSQELSVRLHESSVEFLIQELVSNVKSILHALNLLSKRVAYRKCSQQLLYEKDIKYFLKDLLAEAEQIRLTPQKIVQSVASQCGISVDDLLGRSQSREYVLPRQIAMYLCRSHLSLSYMKIGEIFSRDHSTVISSIRLVSKALESGDREISLSVKEIIQSLFSGHKELEYVSGETPPD; from the coding sequence ATGCGAGCTTGGGAAGAATTTCTTTTATTGCAAGATAAGGAAATAGGTAAAGAAATTGTAGATAAGTGGCTACGTTCTTTGAAAGTTTCTTGCTTTGACGCTTGCAACCTTTATTTGGAAGCTAGCGATTCCTTTCAGTTAACCTGGTTTGAAGAACATATTCGACACAAAGTAAAGGCTCAGTTTGTCAATAACAACGGGAAAGCCATTAGAGTGCACATTTCTTCTTCCGAAAAGAGTGGAGAGGGTAGGGAGTTGGCGCCTATTTATGATGCTCAATCCTCTTTTTTTTCTATCAAAGATCAGGAATTAGATGAGAACAAAACATTTGCAAACTTTTTGATAACACCAGAGAATGAACCAGCCTTCCGTATTTTAAAAAACTTTGGACTACCAGCATCAGACGGCGCAGAATTCCCTTTTAATCCTATATATCTTTTTGGAGTAGAGGGCGCGGGGAAAACGCATTTAATGCAGTCCGTTGCCCATGAACTAAAAAATTGTGGGAAGAAAGTGCTTTTTGTTGATGCCGAACGCTTTACAGAACATCTAGTCGCTGCTATTCGTGCTGGGGAAATGCAAAAATTTCGCTCATTCTATAGAAAAGTTGACGCGCTCTTTATTGAGGACATCGAGGTTTTTTCTAGAAAAGCTGCTACTCAAGAAGAATTTTTCCATACATTTAACTCCTTACATACAGAAGGAAAATTGATAATGCTTTCTTCCTTGTATGCTCCAGGAGATTTAAAGTTCATGGAGGAAAGGCTTGTAAGCCGCTTCGAATGGGGAATAGTTATTCCTGTACAATCTTTAGTTAAAGATGGGTTGCGGAAGTTTATTTACAGCAAATCTCAAGAGTTGTCGGTGCGCCTGCACGAAAGCTCTGTCGAGTTTCTTATTCAAGAGCTTGTCTCTAATGTTAAAAGCATCCTTCATGCTTTGAATTTACTTTCCAAGCGGGTTGCTTATAGAAAATGCTCTCAACAATTACTCTATGAGAAGGATATAAAGTATTTTCTGAAAGATCTCTTAGCTGAAGCTGAGCAAATTAGGCTTACTCCACAAAAAATCGTACAATCTGTAGCCAGTCAGTGTGGGATTTCTGTAGATGATCTATTAGGGAGATCCCAATCCAGAGAGTATGTTTTGCCTAGGCAAATAGCCATGTATCTATGTCGATCTCACCTTTCTCTCTCTTACATGAAAATAGGCGAAATCTTTTCTAGAGATCATTCAACGGTAATATCTTCTATTAGACTTGTATCCAAAGCTTTGGAATCTGGAGACAGAGAAATCAGTTTGAGCGTAAAAGAAATTATTCAATCGCTGTTCTCTGGTCACAAGGAACTAGAATACGTTTCTGGAGAGACCCCTCCTGATTAA
- the yidC gene encoding membrane protein insertase YidC encodes MNKRFFLFVGLVGASFIGCQLFFGYKEFNGYKQIAEKQREMTSSVLSQIESSGLKVVSWKKDSGAEKSAEQQGVVLGNAMLTLSKDPVVSHSLSCGGKDWGYLGRSYAFHGVSVLLYENNASKNSVVDMGKVFLPSVDSEIPVLVVEFRNGKDPLVFPGQYKKGKIFSKDFPILGTSLVFWRSGPDYLPLGVYDTIEERLVALNLPMTRAVVLNDKASYSGSDNHYVLQNEFLQLVVSEKSGSIEGINLPIVSDANKFSIVNEIETDRALAEANPEEATFPGFSSIGADRKKVQEQIGGYYPLLRRGSLDNSEKLLPARYQSFNLVSGENFDHPITSFFRLVDFTNTQLILESTDGRVRKEFSLPKDPINEPYCFNVDLNVRYGEDKVWVTSGIPEVEIMSGAFVPALKYRTIKKGQGSLEKVKLPKAKASSSTATGAHPEWVLNSNGYFGIIITPLDSSPKSFATLYVPGSTAITKLSLIDKKNNQYPESKYPGYEILLPINSDGKSSSFRVYAGPLAEPTLSKIDKTFKTDSGETPDYSSCLVFKGVFGFISEPFARLLFLVMKFFKFLTGSWGISIILLTVFLKIVLYPLNAWSLRSMRRMQKLSPYIQEIQKKYKHEPKRAQLEIMTLYKENKVNPLMGCFPMLIQLPFLIAMFDLLKSSFLLRGASFIPGWIDNLTAPDVIFSWRTPIFLIGNQIHLLPIILGVVMFAQQKLSTTSKTGELTEQQRQQQAMGTMMALLFTVMFYNFPSGLNLYWLSSTILGIAQQWATNKLLDKRNAKNEIVLNKKRGHFR; translated from the coding sequence ATGAATAAACGGTTTTTTTTATTTGTAGGATTGGTCGGAGCTTCTTTTATCGGATGTCAACTTTTTTTCGGCTACAAAGAATTTAATGGATACAAACAGATAGCAGAAAAACAACGGGAGATGACATCTTCTGTTCTTTCTCAGATAGAGTCTTCGGGACTGAAGGTAGTTTCTTGGAAAAAAGATAGTGGTGCAGAAAAGTCTGCTGAACAACAAGGAGTTGTTCTGGGGAATGCCATGTTAACCCTAAGCAAAGATCCAGTTGTTAGCCATTCCCTATCTTGTGGAGGTAAAGATTGGGGATACCTTGGAAGGAGTTATGCTTTTCACGGAGTTAGCGTGTTGCTTTATGAAAATAACGCATCTAAGAATTCCGTTGTAGATATGGGGAAAGTTTTTCTTCCAAGTGTTGACTCCGAAATTCCTGTCCTCGTCGTCGAGTTCAGAAACGGCAAAGATCCTCTCGTATTTCCGGGGCAATATAAGAAAGGAAAAATTTTCAGTAAGGATTTCCCTATTTTAGGTACTTCTTTAGTTTTTTGGAGATCTGGGCCCGATTACCTGCCTCTGGGTGTATACGATACCATTGAAGAAAGGTTAGTAGCGTTAAACCTTCCTATGACTCGTGCTGTAGTCTTAAATGATAAAGCCTCTTACTCTGGATCTGATAATCACTATGTTTTGCAGAATGAATTCCTTCAGTTGGTAGTTTCTGAAAAGAGTGGTTCTATTGAAGGAATAAATTTACCGATAGTTTCTGATGCGAACAAATTCAGTATAGTCAATGAAATAGAAACAGACCGAGCCTTAGCAGAGGCCAACCCTGAAGAAGCTACATTCCCTGGCTTTTCTTCCATAGGAGCAGACAGGAAAAAGGTTCAAGAACAAATAGGGGGCTATTATCCACTTCTTAGACGTGGAAGCCTTGACAATTCTGAAAAACTGCTGCCCGCCCGCTACCAATCTTTCAATTTAGTTTCTGGAGAGAACTTTGATCACCCCATAACTTCATTTTTCCGTTTGGTAGATTTTACAAATACACAGCTTATTCTCGAAAGCACAGATGGGCGGGTAAGGAAAGAGTTTTCTCTTCCTAAAGACCCTATAAACGAGCCTTATTGTTTTAACGTGGACCTAAATGTTCGTTACGGAGAAGACAAGGTGTGGGTTACATCAGGAATTCCTGAAGTAGAAATTATGTCAGGAGCTTTCGTTCCCGCACTAAAATACCGCACTATAAAAAAAGGACAAGGTTCTTTAGAAAAAGTTAAGCTTCCTAAGGCTAAGGCATCTTCCTCTACAGCTACGGGCGCGCATCCTGAGTGGGTTCTTAATTCTAATGGATACTTTGGAATAATTATTACTCCTTTGGATTCCTCGCCGAAAAGCTTTGCTACCTTATATGTTCCTGGATCTACCGCGATAACGAAACTGTCTCTAATTGATAAGAAAAACAATCAGTATCCAGAGTCGAAATATCCCGGATATGAGATTTTATTGCCCATAAACTCTGACGGTAAATCCTCCTCTTTTAGAGTTTATGCAGGCCCCTTAGCAGAGCCCACATTATCTAAGATAGACAAAACTTTTAAGACAGATTCTGGAGAAACCCCCGACTATAGCAGTTGTTTAGTTTTCAAAGGTGTTTTCGGTTTCATATCAGAACCTTTTGCTAGACTGCTATTTTTAGTAATGAAATTCTTTAAGTTTTTAACAGGATCTTGGGGAATATCTATTATTTTGCTAACTGTTTTTCTAAAAATAGTCTTATACCCGTTAAACGCGTGGTCTCTACGTTCTATGAGACGCATGCAAAAACTGTCTCCCTATATTCAGGAAATTCAAAAAAAGTATAAGCATGAGCCTAAAAGAGCTCAGCTGGAAATCATGACTTTATATAAGGAGAATAAGGTTAATCCCTTAATGGGGTGTTTCCCCATGCTAATCCAGTTGCCTTTCTTAATAGCAATGTTTGATTTATTGAAGTCTTCGTTCTTGTTAAGAGGGGCTTCGTTCATCCCTGGGTGGATAGATAACTTAACAGCTCCTGATGTCATCTTCTCCTGGAGGACCCCCATCTTTCTGATAGGAAACCAAATACACCTATTACCCATAATTTTGGGGGTAGTCATGTTTGCCCAACAAAAACTTTCCACTACTTCGAAGACCGGGGAGCTTACGGAACAACAACGACAGCAACAAGCCATGGGGACAATGATGGCTTTGCTCTTCACCGTTATGTTTTATAATTTTCCCTCAGGACTCAATCTTTACTGGTTATCTTCGACAATTTTAGGTATAGCTCAACAATGGGCTACCAATAAACTTTTAGATAAGAGAAATGCGAAAAACGAGATTGTTTTGAATAAGAAAAGAGGACATTTTCGATAA
- a CDS encoding prolipoprotein diacylglyceryl transferase: MIFSSLSWNPHSSITISEKWNISMTWYGVLFSLGMFLAYFFGVRLAVKALLKLDKNCNEKEVKASFENFALLSIFFILIGARLGYVFCYGLPYYVKHPEEIIKVWRGGLASHGGVLGMLFWIPIFTHIYRKKIPYISTLFVLDITCVSSGIAAFMIRVGNFINQEITGIPSNLPWAITFENPVDALPGIPRHPVQLYEGVGYLILFIILQKISNKNLLLLGRGFLSGITFLGIFCIRFISEFFKSHQGIVLSKDSLLSMGQLLSIPFLFLGIVLVFRYLVSQRYLSK, from the coding sequence ATGATTTTTTCGTCTCTTTCTTGGAATCCACATAGTTCCATAACTATCTCTGAAAAATGGAATATTTCTATGACCTGGTATGGGGTTTTATTTTCCTTGGGAATGTTTCTTGCATATTTTTTTGGTGTGAGGCTCGCTGTTAAAGCTCTTTTAAAGCTGGATAAAAATTGTAATGAAAAAGAAGTGAAAGCTTCTTTTGAAAATTTTGCGCTGCTTTCGATTTTTTTTATTCTAATTGGAGCTAGGTTGGGATACGTTTTTTGCTATGGTCTTCCCTACTACGTGAAGCATCCAGAAGAAATTATTAAAGTGTGGAGAGGAGGGTTAGCTAGTCACGGAGGTGTCCTAGGAATGTTGTTTTGGATCCCAATTTTTACTCATATTTATCGAAAAAAGATCCCTTACATCAGCACCCTTTTTGTTCTCGATATTACATGCGTATCTTCAGGTATAGCAGCCTTTATGATCAGAGTGGGAAATTTCATAAATCAAGAGATTACAGGAATCCCTTCCAATCTTCCTTGGGCTATAACTTTTGAAAATCCTGTGGACGCTCTTCCAGGCATTCCTAGACATCCTGTTCAGTTGTATGAAGGGGTAGGGTACTTAATCTTATTTATTATTCTTCAAAAAATAAGTAATAAAAATTTATTGCTTTTGGGTAGAGGGTTTTTGTCTGGGATAACTTTTTTAGGCATTTTCTGTATTCGTTTCATTTCGGAGTTTTTTAAATCTCATCAAGGAATAGTTCTTTCTAAAGACTCTTTGTTAAGTATGGGTCAGCTTCTATCCATACCTTTTCTTTTTTTAGGGATTGTTCTGGTTTTTCGATACTTAGTTTCCCAACGCTATTTATCTAAATAG
- the acpS gene encoding holo-ACP synthase gives MLGIGTDIIEIQRIEKAVLKFGDRFLNRVFTEPELIYCFSLQNPFPSLAARFSAKEAAAKAVGTGITKELSWRDIEIIKTNGKPTIQLRNNFMLHAQKPLFHLSLSHSKEYATATAIAFVSSNAQ, from the coding sequence ATTCTAGGAATAGGCACAGATATTATTGAAATTCAAAGAATCGAGAAGGCTGTGCTTAAATTTGGAGATAGATTTTTAAACAGAGTTTTTACGGAACCTGAACTTATTTACTGCTTTTCTTTACAGAACCCCTTCCCCTCTTTAGCTGCGCGATTTTCCGCCAAAGAAGCCGCAGCAAAAGCCGTTGGAACAGGCATAACTAAAGAGTTATCTTGGAGGGATATTGAGATTATCAAGACAAACGGAAAGCCAACAATTCAGTTAAGAAACAACTTTATGCTCCACGCTCAAAAACCCCTCTTTCACCTTTCCTTAAGCCACAGCAAAGAGTATGCTACCGCCACCGCGATAGCCTTTGTTTCTTCCAACGCTCAATAA
- the trxB gene encoding thioredoxin-disulfide reductase, translating into MSHSKIIIIGSGPAGYTAAIYASRALLQPVLFEGFLQGIAGGQLMTTTKVENFPGFPDGVFGADLMTSMKKQAEVYGTKVLPRDVDSVDFSTTPFKIYSGDEVYTCDSCIIATGASAKKLDIPGAKEGEFWQKGVTACAVCDGAAPIFKDKNLFVIGGGDSAAEEAIFLTRYGSRVYLVHRRDSLRASKVMQEKLRNNPKITVLWNSEVVSISGDTVVRSVEIFNNVSKEKKSFDAGGVFFAIGHQPNTAFLRGALELDDQGYILTKPGTTQTSVRGVFAAGDVQDKVYRQAITAAGSGCMAALEAESFLH; encoded by the coding sequence ATGAGTCATTCAAAAATTATTATTATAGGGTCTGGCCCAGCGGGGTATACGGCAGCAATATATGCTTCCAGAGCACTTTTGCAGCCCGTTTTATTTGAAGGGTTTTTACAGGGAATTGCCGGGGGGCAGCTGATGACCACTACCAAAGTAGAAAATTTTCCAGGATTTCCTGACGGCGTGTTTGGAGCAGATTTGATGACTTCAATGAAAAAGCAAGCAGAGGTCTACGGAACAAAGGTTTTGCCTAGGGATGTTGATTCTGTGGACTTTTCTACAACTCCATTTAAAATTTATTCTGGAGATGAAGTTTACACCTGTGATTCGTGCATAATAGCAACTGGAGCTTCTGCTAAAAAACTGGATATTCCTGGAGCTAAAGAGGGGGAGTTTTGGCAAAAGGGTGTTACGGCGTGCGCTGTGTGTGATGGGGCGGCGCCCATTTTCAAAGACAAAAATTTATTTGTCATAGGCGGGGGAGATTCTGCTGCGGAAGAAGCCATATTTCTTACCAGGTATGGGAGTCGAGTTTACCTAGTTCATAGAAGGGATTCTCTTAGGGCGTCGAAAGTTATGCAGGAGAAGTTACGCAATAATCCCAAAATAACTGTCTTATGGAACTCTGAGGTTGTATCTATATCCGGAGACACAGTTGTTCGTTCTGTTGAGATATTCAACAACGTGTCGAAAGAAAAAAAATCTTTTGATGCTGGCGGAGTATTTTTTGCTATCGGTCATCAGCCAAACACTGCTTTTTTAAGGGGGGCCTTAGAGCTAGATGATCAGGGGTATATACTCACAAAACCTGGAACAACTCAAACTTCTGTTAGGGGGGTTTTTGCTGCTGGAGATGTTCAAGATAAAGTATATCGCCAAGCTATCACTGCGGCTGGAAGTGGGTGTATGGCTGCTCTGGAAGCTGAGTCTTTTCTTCATTAG
- the rpsA gene encoding 30S ribosomal protein S1, with protein MPKQSEYTWGSSKILDDVEFLASDMQEFENLLYSNHGIKHEDNEPEEKILPGAILRGIVVDINKDFVVVDVGLKSEGVVPMAEFVDSSEGLALGAEVEVYLDQAEDDEGKVVLSREKATRQRQWEYILTHCEEGSIVKGQIVRKVKGGLMVDIGMEAFLPGSQIDNKKIKNLDDYVGKVCEFKILKINVERRNVVVSRRELLEAERISKKAELIEKIVVGERRKGIVKNITDFGVFLDLDGIDGLLHITDMTWKRIKHPSEMVELNQELEVVILSVDKEKGRVALGLKQKEHNPWEDIEKRYPPGKRVTGKIVKLLPYGAFIEIEDGIEGLIHVSEMSWVKNVIDPSEVVNKGDEVEAVVLSIQKDEGKISLGLKQTEHNPWDNIEAKYPIGLQVQAEIKNLTNYGAFVELEPGIEGLIHISDMSWIRKVSHPSELFKKGNKVEAVILSVDKESKKITLGVKQLSSNPWDEIEEIIPPGSVVTGVVTKITAFGAFVELQNGIEGLIHVSELSDQAFSKVEDVVSVGDSVTARVLKLDPEHKKVSLSIKEQSSKSSAAFDKDNIVIENLSEDDSEEMLDEEDLSSTKKGRKKKTK; from the coding sequence ATGCCAAAACAATCCGAATACACCTGGGGATCCAGTAAAATTCTTGACGATGTCGAGTTTTTAGCGAGCGATATGCAGGAGTTTGAAAACCTCCTCTATTCCAATCACGGAATCAAACATGAAGACAACGAACCTGAAGAAAAAATCCTTCCTGGAGCTATTCTTAGAGGTATCGTTGTTGACATCAATAAGGACTTCGTTGTTGTTGACGTTGGGTTAAAGTCTGAAGGCGTGGTTCCTATGGCGGAATTTGTGGACTCCTCCGAGGGATTAGCCTTGGGCGCTGAAGTCGAGGTTTACTTAGACCAGGCGGAAGACGACGAAGGGAAGGTGGTTCTTTCTAGAGAGAAAGCTACACGTCAACGTCAGTGGGAGTATATTTTAACTCACTGCGAAGAAGGATCTATCGTCAAAGGACAGATCGTTCGAAAGGTCAAGGGCGGGCTTATGGTAGACATTGGCATGGAAGCCTTCTTGCCCGGATCACAGATAGACAATAAGAAAATTAAGAATCTCGATGATTATGTCGGCAAGGTTTGCGAATTCAAGATTTTAAAAATAAATGTCGAGCGAAGGAATGTAGTTGTTTCTAGAAGAGAACTTCTCGAAGCTGAAAGAATTTCTAAGAAGGCCGAGTTAATCGAGAAAATTGTTGTCGGAGAAAGACGTAAAGGGATTGTCAAAAACATTACTGACTTTGGCGTTTTCTTGGACCTAGATGGAATAGATGGGTTGCTTCATATCACAGATATGACTTGGAAAAGAATTAAGCATCCCTCTGAAATGGTCGAGCTAAACCAAGAACTGGAAGTCGTAATTTTAAGTGTTGATAAAGAGAAAGGTCGAGTAGCTCTCGGGTTGAAACAAAAAGAACACAACCCTTGGGAAGACATAGAAAAGAGATATCCTCCAGGAAAACGTGTGACAGGGAAGATTGTAAAACTCCTCCCTTATGGAGCTTTCATAGAAATAGAGGACGGCATTGAAGGCTTGATCCACGTCTCCGAAATGTCTTGGGTGAAAAATGTTATTGATCCTAGCGAAGTTGTAAATAAAGGCGATGAAGTCGAGGCGGTGGTTCTATCTATTCAAAAAGACGAAGGAAAAATTTCTCTCGGCCTGAAGCAAACTGAGCACAACCCATGGGATAACATCGAAGCAAAGTATCCTATAGGCTTGCAAGTTCAGGCGGAAATCAAAAATTTGACCAACTATGGAGCCTTTGTAGAATTAGAGCCCGGAATAGAAGGCTTGATCCACATTTCCGATATGAGTTGGATAAGAAAGGTTTCCCACCCTTCAGAGCTTTTCAAAAAAGGCAACAAGGTTGAAGCTGTTATTCTTTCCGTAGATAAAGAAAGCAAGAAAATCACCTTGGGTGTAAAGCAGTTAAGCTCTAATCCCTGGGATGAAATTGAAGAAATTATTCCTCCTGGATCAGTCGTGACCGGAGTTGTAACGAAAATCACAGCCTTTGGAGCCTTTGTAGAATTGCAAAATGGAATCGAGGGACTAATTCATGTTTCCGAGCTTTCTGATCAAGCCTTTTCTAAGGTAGAGGATGTTGTTTCTGTCGGGGACTCTGTTACCGCTAGAGTTTTAAAACTAGATCCTGAGCATAAAAAGGTTTCTCTTTCCATCAAAGAGCAGTCTAGTAAATCTAGCGCAGCCTTTGATAAAGACAATATTGTCATAGAAAACCTCTCCGAAGATGATTCTGAAGAGATGCTCGATGAAGAAGATCTTTCCTCTACAAAAAAAGGTAGAAAAAAGAAAACTAAGTAG
- the nusA gene encoding transcription termination factor NusA, with amino-acid sequence MNKDLVAIFDYMEREKGINRSTVIGAIEVALKTAAKKSLRDEANVSVNINPRTGDIEVFCEKEIVDVCKNPSKEISLDKAREYDPDSEIGQYIDVPFFSENFGRIAAHAARQIISQKLRHAERDVIYEEYRHRINEIISGVVKRFSKGSNLIVDLGKVEALLPARFYPKTDKYKVGDKIYALLYEVQELDNGGAEVILSRSHPEFVRQLFQQEVPELEDGVVEIVKIAREAGYRTKLAVRSTDPKTDPVGAFVGMRGVRVKNIIRELNEEKIDIVNYSSSPVEMLQNLLLPIEIQKIAILEDDKVVAIVVNDSDYATVIGKKGINARLISQILGYELEVQRMSEYNKLLEIQRLQLAEFENPELDKPLDVENISKLVVQNLVQAGYDTIRKVLLANASELASVPGISLDLAYKILEQVSKHGEHKIDEKPKTED; translated from the coding sequence ATGAATAAAGATCTTGTGGCTATCTTCGATTACATGGAAAGAGAGAAAGGTATCAATCGTTCCACTGTTATTGGAGCTATAGAGGTTGCTTTGAAAACAGCAGCAAAAAAAAGCTTGAGAGATGAAGCCAATGTATCTGTGAATATTAATCCTCGAACGGGAGATATAGAAGTCTTCTGCGAGAAAGAAATTGTTGACGTTTGTAAAAATCCAAGCAAAGAAATTTCTTTAGACAAAGCTAGAGAATATGATCCTGACTCTGAGATCGGCCAATACATAGATGTTCCCTTCTTTTCAGAAAACTTTGGAAGAATTGCAGCACACGCTGCCAGACAGATCATCAGTCAAAAACTGCGTCATGCGGAAAGAGATGTAATTTATGAAGAGTATCGTCATAGAATAAACGAAATCATCTCTGGAGTAGTTAAACGCTTTTCTAAAGGCTCTAATTTGATTGTCGATTTGGGCAAAGTCGAAGCACTTCTTCCAGCCAGGTTTTATCCTAAAACGGACAAATATAAAGTTGGTGATAAAATTTATGCTCTTCTTTACGAGGTTCAAGAGCTGGACAACGGTGGGGCAGAGGTCATTCTAAGTCGCAGCCATCCGGAATTTGTTCGCCAATTGTTCCAGCAAGAAGTTCCTGAGTTAGAAGATGGGGTTGTCGAAATAGTAAAAATCGCCAGAGAGGCCGGGTATCGAACTAAGCTGGCCGTTCGCTCTACCGACCCTAAAACAGATCCTGTGGGCGCTTTTGTGGGAATGCGCGGAGTTCGGGTTAAAAATATTATTCGAGAGCTTAATGAAGAAAAAATAGATATTGTCAACTACTCTTCCTCCCCTGTAGAAATGTTGCAAAACCTTTTACTCCCTATAGAAATTCAAAAAATAGCTATTTTAGAAGACGATAAAGTTGTTGCCATAGTCGTTAATGATTCAGATTATGCCACTGTTATTGGGAAAAAAGGCATTAACGCTAGACTCATTAGTCAAATTCTTGGCTACGAATTAGAAGTTCAAAGAATGAGTGAATATAATAAGCTTCTAGAAATTCAACGACTTCAATTGGCCGAGTTTGAAAACCCAGAGTTAGATAAGCCTCTAGACGTGGAAAATATTAGCAAGCTAGTGGTCCAGAATCTGGTACAGGCAGGATATGACACTATAAGAAAAGTTTTGTTGGCTAATGCTAGCGAACTAGCTTCTGTCCCCGGGATTAGTTTAGACCTTGCTTATAAAATTCTTGAGCAAGTCAGTAAACATGGAGAGCATAAAATTGACGAAAAACCTAAAACTGAAGATTAA